The Phacochoerus africanus isolate WHEZ1 chromosome X, ROS_Pafr_v1, whole genome shotgun sequence genome has a segment encoding these proteins:
- the MSN gene encoding moesin has protein sequence MPKTINVRVTTMDAELEFAIQPNTTGKQLFDQVVKTIGLREVWFFGLQYQDTKGFSTWLKLNKKVTAQDVRKESPLLFKFRAKFYPEDVSEELIQDITQRLFFLQVKEGILNDDIYCPPETAVLLASYAVQSKYGDFNKEVHKLGYLAGDKLLPQRVLEQHKLNKDQWEERIQVWHEEHRGMLREDAVLEYLKIAQDLEMYGVNYFSIKNKKGSELWLGVDALGLNIYEQNDRLTPKIGFPWSEIRNISFNDKKFVIKPIDKKAPDFVFYAPRLRINKRILALCMGNHELYMRRRKPDTIEVQQMKAQAREEKHQKQMERALLENEKKKREMAEKEKEKIEREKEELMERLKQIEEQTKKAQQELEEQTRRALELEQERKRAQSEAEKLAKERQEAEEAKEALLKASRDQKKTQEQLALEMAELTARISQLEMARQKKESEAAEWQQKAQMVQEDLEKTRAELKTAMSTPHVAEPAENDQDEQDENGAEASADLRADAMAKDRSEEERTTEAEKNERVQKHLKALTSELANARDESKKTANDMIHAENMRLGRDKYKTLRQIRQGNTKQRIDEFESM, from the exons GTGGTGAAAACTATTGGCCTGAGGGaagtttggttttttggtctGCAGTACCAGGACACTAAAGGTTTCTCTACTTGGCTGAAACTCAATAAGAAG GTGACTGCCCAGGATGTACGGAAGGAAAGCCCCCTGCTTTTCAAGTTCCGGGCCAAGTTCTACCCTGAGGATGTATCTGAGGAATTGATCCAGGACATCACACAGCGCCTGTTCTTCCTGCAAGTGAAGGAGGGCATTCTCAATGATGATATTTACTGCCCACCTGAGACAGCCGTGTTGCTGGCCTCTTATGCTGTTCAATCCAAGTATGGTGACTTCAATAAGGAAGTTCACAAGTTGGGCTACTTGGCCGGGGACAAGTTGCTGCCACAGAG GGTCCTGGAGCAGCATAAACTCAACAAAGACCAGTGGGAGGAGCGGATCCAGGTGTGGCATGAGGAACACAGAGGCATGCTCAG GGAGGATGCTGTCTTGGAGTATCTGAAGATTGCTCAGGATCTGGAGATGTATGGTGTGAACTACTTCAGCATCAAGAACAAGAAAGGCTCAGAGCTGTGGCTGGGGGTGGATGCCCTGGGTCTCAACATCTATGAACAGAATGACAG ACTGACTCCTAAGATAGGCTTCCCTTGGAGTGAAATCAGGAACATCTCTTTCAATGACAAGAAATTTGTCATCAAGCCCATTGACAAAAAAGCCCCG GACTTTGTCTTCTATGCTCCTCGGCTGCGAATTAACAAGCGAATCTTGGCTCTCTGCATGGGGAACCATGAGTTATACATGCGCCGCCGCAAGCCTGACACCATTGAGGTGCAGCAGATGAAGGCACAGGCCCGGGAGGAGAAGCACCAGAAGCAGATGGAGCG tGCTCTGctggaaaatgagaagaagaaaCGTGAGatggcagaaaaggaaaaagagaagattgAACGGGAAAAGGAGGAACTGATGGAGAGGCTGAAGCAGATTGAGGAACAGACTAAGAAGGCTCAGCAAG aaCTGGAAGAACAGACCCGCAGGGCCCTGGAACTTGAACAGGAACGGAAGCGTGCCCAGAGTGAGGCTGAAAAACTGGCCAAAGAGCGTCAGGAAGCTGAAGAAGCCAAGGAGGCCCTGTTGAAGGCCTCCCGGGACCAGAAGAAGACCCAGGAACAGCTG GCCTTGGAAATGGCCGAGCTGACAGCTCGGATCTCCCAGCTGGAGATGGCCCGACAGAAGAAGGAGAGTGAGGCTGCGGAATGGCAGCAGAAG GCTCAGATGGTACAAGAAGACTTGGAGAAGACTCGTGCAGAGCTGAAGACTGCCATGAGCACGCCTCATGTGGCAGAGCCTGCTGAGAATGATCAGGATGAGCAGGATGAAAATGGGGCAGAGGCCAGTGCCGACTTGCGGGCTGATGCCATGGCCAAGGACCGCAGTGAGGAAGAACGCACCACTGAGGCAGAGAAGAATGAGCGTGTGCAGAAGCACCTGAAG GCCCTTACTTCAGAGCTGGCCAATGCCCGCGATGAATCCAAGAAGACTGCTAATGACATGATCCATGCTGAAAACATGCGACTGGGTCGAGACAAATACAAGACCCTCCGTCAGATCCGGCAGGGCAATACCAAGCAGCGCATTGATGAGTTTGAGTCCATGTAA